The following are encoded together in the Streptomyces tsukubensis genome:
- the coaA gene encoding type I pantothenate kinase: MITSPSRSAHRKPEATPYVDLTRSEWSGLRDKTPLPLTAAEVERLRGLGDVIDLNEVRDIYLPLSRLLNLYVGANDHLRSALNTFLGERGSQSGTPFVIGVAGSVAVGKSTVARLLQAMLARWPEHPRVELVTTDGFLLPMRELQERGLMSRKGFPESYDRRALTRFVADVKAGKDAVTAPVYSHLTYDIVPGGRLTVSRPDILIVEGLNVLQPALPGKDGRTRVGLADYFDFSVYVDARTDDIRGWYLNRFKRLRETAFQDPSSYFRKYTQVTEEEALDYARTTWRTINEPNLTENVAPTRGRASLVIRKGPDHKVQRVRLRKL, encoded by the coding sequence GTGATCACATCACCCTCGCGGAGCGCCCACCGCAAGCCGGAGGCGACTCCCTATGTGGACCTCACCCGATCCGAGTGGAGCGGACTGCGCGACAAGACGCCCCTGCCCCTGACCGCGGCGGAGGTGGAGCGGCTGCGCGGTCTCGGCGACGTCATCGACCTGAACGAGGTGCGGGACATCTACCTCCCGCTCTCGCGCCTCCTCAACCTCTACGTGGGCGCCAACGACCACCTCAGATCCGCGCTCAACACGTTCCTCGGCGAACGGGGCTCCCAGTCGGGCACCCCCTTCGTCATAGGCGTGGCGGGAAGCGTCGCGGTCGGCAAATCCACGGTGGCGCGGCTGCTCCAGGCGATGCTGGCCCGCTGGCCCGAGCACCCGCGCGTGGAGCTGGTCACGACGGACGGCTTCCTGCTCCCGATGCGGGAACTCCAGGAGCGGGGCCTCATGTCGAGGAAGGGGTTCCCCGAGTCGTACGACAGGCGGGCCCTGACCCGCTTCGTCGCGGACGTGAAGGCGGGCAAGGACGCGGTGACCGCGCCGGTCTACTCGCACCTGACGTACGACATCGTCCCCGGCGGGCGGCTCACGGTGAGCCGCCCCGACATCCTGATCGTGGAGGGGCTGAACGTCCTCCAGCCGGCCCTGCCGGGCAAGGACGGCCGCACCCGGGTGGGGCTCGCCGACTACTTCGACTTCAGCGTCTATGTGGACGCCCGCACGGACGACATCAGGGGCTGGTACCTGAACCGCTTCAAGCGGCTGCGCGAGACAGCGTTCCAGGACCCTTCCTCGTACTTCAGGAAGTACACCCAGGTGACCGAGGAGGAGGCCCTCGACTACGCCCGTACGACCTGGCGCACCATCAACGAGCCGAATCTGACGGAGAACGTGGCGCCCACACGGGGCCGGGCCTCCCTGGTCATCCGCAAGGGCCCCGACCACAAGGTGCAGCGCGTACGGCTGCGCAAGCTGTGA
- the glmM gene encoding phosphoglucosamine mutase, producing MGRLFGTDGVRGVANADLTAELALGLSVAAAHVLAEAGTFEGHRPVAVVGRDPRASGEFLEAAVVAGLASAGVDVLRVGVLPTPAVAYLTGALGADLGVMLSASHNAMPDNGIKFFARGGHKLADELEDRIEALYTEHAGGGAWERPTGAGVGRVKEYDEGFDRYVAHLIGVLPNRLDGLTIVLDEAHGAAARVSPEAFARAGADVITIGAEPDGLNINDGCGSTHLELLKAAVVEHRADFGIAHDGDADRCLAVDGEGNEVDGDQILAVLALGMRDHGSLRKNTVVATVMSNLGFTLAMEREGISFMQTAVGDRYVLEEMKAHGYALGGEQSGHVIILDHATTGDGTLTGLMLAARVAETGRGLAELASVMERLPQVLINVPDVDKSRVDTSPDIKTAVREAETALGATGRVLLRSSGTEPLVRVMVEAADIDQARSVAERLADVVKSALG from the coding sequence GTGGGACGACTCTTCGGCACGGACGGCGTGCGCGGTGTCGCCAATGCGGATCTGACGGCCGAGCTCGCGCTCGGTCTCTCCGTAGCGGCGGCTCATGTGCTGGCCGAGGCGGGTACGTTCGAGGGCCATCGGCCGGTAGCCGTGGTCGGGCGGGATCCGCGCGCGTCCGGGGAGTTTCTGGAGGCCGCGGTGGTCGCCGGACTCGCCAGCGCGGGCGTGGACGTCCTGCGGGTCGGTGTGCTGCCGACCCCCGCCGTCGCCTATCTGACCGGCGCGCTCGGCGCCGACCTGGGCGTGATGCTCTCCGCGAGCCACAACGCCATGCCCGACAACGGGATCAAGTTCTTCGCGCGCGGCGGGCACAAACTCGCCGACGAGCTGGAGGACAGGATCGAGGCGCTGTACACGGAGCACGCGGGCGGCGGTGCCTGGGAGCGTCCCACCGGCGCGGGTGTCGGGCGGGTCAAGGAGTACGACGAGGGGTTCGACCGGTACGTGGCGCACCTCATCGGTGTGCTGCCCAACCGTCTCGACGGCCTCACCATCGTCCTCGACGAGGCGCACGGCGCGGCGGCCCGCGTCTCGCCCGAGGCGTTCGCCCGCGCGGGCGCCGACGTCATCACCATCGGCGCGGAACCCGACGGCCTCAACATCAACGACGGCTGCGGCTCCACCCACTTGGAGCTGCTCAAGGCCGCCGTGGTCGAGCACCGCGCCGACTTCGGCATCGCGCACGACGGGGACGCCGACCGCTGCCTGGCCGTGGACGGCGAGGGCAACGAGGTGGACGGCGACCAGATCCTCGCCGTACTGGCCCTCGGGATGCGTGACCACGGGTCGCTGCGGAAGAACACCGTCGTCGCCACCGTCATGTCGAACCTCGGCTTCACCCTCGCCATGGAGCGCGAAGGCATCTCCTTCATGCAGACGGCCGTCGGCGACCGGTACGTACTCGAAGAGATGAAGGCCCACGGCTACGCCCTCGGCGGCGAGCAGTCGGGGCACGTCATCATCCTCGACCACGCGACGACCGGCGACGGCACCCTCACCGGGCTGATGCTCGCCGCACGCGTCGCGGAGACCGGCCGCGGCCTGGCCGAGCTGGCCTCCGTCATGGAGCGGCTGCCGCAGGTGCTGATCAACGTCCCCGACGTGGACAAGTCCCGCGTCGACACATCGCCCGACATCAAGACGGCGGTACGCGAGGCCGAGACCGCGCTCGGCGCCACAGGCCGGGTGCTGCTGCGCTCCTCGGGTACGGAGCCGCTCGTACGGGTCATGGTCGAGGCGGCCGACATCGACCAGGCGCGGTCGGTCGCCGAGCGGCTGGCGGACGTCGTGAAGTCCGCGCTGGGATAG
- the rplM gene encoding 50S ribosomal protein L13: MRTFSPKPGDVTRQWHVIDARDIVLGRLATTAATLLRGKHKPIYAPHVDTGDFVIIVNADKVHLSGNKRTQKMAYRHSGYPGGLRSVRYDELLDKNPEKAVEKAVKGMLPKNTLGRQMLSKLKVYAGEQHPHAAQQPVPFEITQVAQ; encoded by the coding sequence GTGCGTACGTTCAGCCCCAAGCCCGGCGATGTGACTCGCCAGTGGCACGTCATCGACGCCCGGGACATCGTCCTGGGTCGTCTGGCGACCACAGCCGCCACGCTCCTGCGGGGCAAGCACAAGCCGATTTACGCCCCTCACGTCGACACCGGTGACTTCGTCATCATCGTCAACGCCGACAAGGTGCACCTGTCCGGCAACAAGCGGACCCAGAAGATGGCGTACCGCCACTCCGGTTACCCGGGTGGTCTGCGCTCGGTCCGCTATGACGAGCTGCTCGACAAGAACCCCGAGAAGGCCGTCGAGAAGGCCGTCAAGGGCATGCTCCCCAAGAACACTCTGGGCCGTCAGATGCTTTCGAAGCTGAAGGTCTACGCGGGCGAGCAGCACCCGCACGCTGCCCAGCAGCCGGTGCCGTTCGAGATCACCCAGGTCGCGCAGTAG
- a CDS encoding SAM-dependent methyltransferase has protein sequence MTPEMPKRSVDTSKPHPARVYDWLLCGKDNYPVDQEVAEKLPAEAKANAARNRAFMHRASAWLAHEGVDQFLDIGTGIPTEPNLHQVVQAIRPAARIVYADNDPIVLRHAEALLVSHPEGVTDYIDADVRNPEEILEHAGAFLDFHRPVALSLIALMHFLPDDQDPYGITRKLVGALPSGSYLVLSHGTADQHPELERSTNSAYKNGAIDLRMRTRAEVEPFFEGLDLVEPGLVTAPEWFKEEPAPVYERSGFYVGVARVR, from the coding sequence ATGACGCCGGAGATGCCGAAGCGTTCGGTCGACACCAGCAAGCCGCATCCCGCGCGCGTCTACGACTGGCTCCTGTGCGGCAAGGACAACTACCCCGTGGACCAGGAGGTCGCGGAGAAGCTGCCTGCCGAGGCGAAGGCCAACGCGGCCCGCAACCGGGCGTTCATGCACCGCGCGTCCGCGTGGCTGGCGCACGAGGGTGTCGACCAGTTCCTCGACATCGGGACCGGCATCCCGACAGAACCGAATCTGCACCAGGTCGTCCAGGCGATCAGACCGGCCGCGCGGATCGTCTACGCGGACAACGACCCCATCGTGCTGCGCCACGCGGAGGCGCTGCTCGTCAGCCATCCCGAGGGCGTGACCGACTACATCGACGCCGATGTGCGCAACCCCGAGGAGATCCTCGAACACGCCGGCGCGTTCCTCGACTTCCACCGGCCGGTCGCCCTGTCCCTGATCGCCCTCATGCACTTCCTCCCCGACGACCAGGACCCGTACGGGATCACCAGGAAGCTGGTCGGGGCGCTCCCCTCGGGCAGCTATCTGGTGCTGTCGCACGGTACGGCCGACCAGCACCCGGAACTGGAGCGGTCGACGAACTCCGCCTACAAGAATGGCGCCATCGACCTGCGGATGCGTACCCGCGCCGAGGTCGAGCCCTTCTTCGAGGGACTCGACCTCGTGGAACCGGGGCTGGTGACCGCCCCCGAGTGGTTCAAGGAGGAGCCGGCGCCGGTGTACGAGCGCAGCGGCTTCTACGTGGGAGTGGCGCGGGTGCGCTGA
- a CDS encoding holo-ACP synthase, with translation MIIGVGIDVAEIDRFRAALERTPEMAARLFVASELLLPGGERRGTASLAARFAAKEALAKALGAPGGLRWTDAEVYAEESGRPRLRVTGTVEAAARALGVRTWHISLSHDAGVASAVVIAEG, from the coding sequence ATGATCATCGGGGTGGGGATCGACGTCGCGGAGATCGACCGGTTCCGGGCGGCGCTTGAGCGCACGCCCGAGATGGCCGCGCGGCTCTTCGTCGCATCCGAACTGCTGCTGCCGGGCGGGGAACGGCGGGGAACGGCCTCGCTGGCCGCCCGGTTCGCGGCGAAGGAAGCCCTGGCCAAGGCGCTCGGGGCGCCCGGCGGGCTGCGGTGGACCGACGCGGAGGTGTACGCGGAGGAGAGCGGGCGGCCCCGGCTGCGGGTGACCGGCACGGTCGAGGCCGCGGCCAGGGCGCTGGGCGTGCGGACCTGGCACATCTCGCTCAGCCACGACGCGGGGGTCGCCTCCGCCGTGGTGATCGCCGAGGGGTGA
- a CDS encoding cysteine hydrolase family protein, which yields MQRALIVIDVQNEYVTGNLPIGYPDVGESLDNIAAAMDAATGAGVPVVVVQHAAPENSPIFARGSEGFALHPTVAGRPFDHLVEKALASSFDGTDLADWLAAKGVDTLTIAGYMTQNCDESTARDAASRGLTVEFLSDATGTLAMSNNAGSVSAEELHRHVLVVMATNFASVVTTDEWIGALHKGEPLECPNLIASTEAGREEAVRRSNARSVA from the coding sequence ATGCAGCGCGCACTCATCGTGATCGATGTGCAGAACGAGTACGTCACGGGCAATCTCCCCATCGGCTACCCGGACGTCGGGGAGAGTCTGGACAACATCGCCGCGGCCATGGACGCGGCGACCGGGGCGGGTGTCCCCGTGGTGGTCGTCCAGCACGCGGCCCCCGAGAACTCACCGATCTTCGCGCGCGGCAGCGAGGGGTTCGCCCTCCACCCGACCGTCGCGGGCCGCCCGTTCGACCATCTGGTGGAGAAGGCGCTGGCCTCGTCGTTCGACGGCACGGACCTCGCCGACTGGCTGGCCGCGAAGGGCGTCGACACGCTGACCATCGCCGGTTACATGACGCAGAACTGCGACGAGTCGACCGCGAGGGACGCGGCGAGCCGCGGGCTCACCGTCGAGTTCCTCTCCGACGCGACCGGCACACTCGCCATGTCCAACAACGCCGGCTCCGTCAGCGCCGAGGAACTGCACCGTCACGTCCTCGTCGTCATGGCGACCAACTTCGCCTCCGTCGTCACGACCGACGAGTGGATCGGGGCCCTGCACAAGGGTGAGCCGCTGGAGTGCCCGAACCTCATCGCCAGCACCGAAGCGGGGCGCGAAGAGGCCGTACGCCGGTCCAACGCACGGTCGGTGGCATAA
- the rpsI gene encoding 30S ribosomal protein S9 — protein sequence MAETTPEQPLEEVDVEQYTTESEVPVEGEYTSESLASAFGDPQPAAGLGRRKNAIARVRIVPGTGKWKINGRTLEDYFPNKVHQQEVNEPFKVLELDDRYDVVARIAGGGVSGQAGALRLGVARALNEADQDNNRGALKKAGFLRRDDRAVERKKAGLKKARKAPQYSKR from the coding sequence GTGGCCGAGACCACTCCCGAGCAGCCGCTCGAAGAAGTTGATGTCGAGCAGTACACCACCGAGTCCGAGGTGCCCGTCGAGGGCGAGTACACCTCGGAGTCCCTGGCTTCCGCGTTCGGCGACCCGCAGCCGGCCGCCGGCCTCGGCCGTCGCAAGAACGCCATCGCCCGCGTCCGGATCGTCCCGGGCACCGGCAAGTGGAAGATCAACGGCCGCACCCTTGAGGACTACTTCCCCAACAAGGTGCACCAGCAGGAAGTCAACGAGCCCTTCAAGGTGCTTGAGCTCGACGACCGCTACGACGTCGTCGCCCGCATCGCGGGTGGCGGTGTCTCGGGTCAGGCCGGCGCTCTGCGCCTCGGCGTGGCCCGTGCGCTGAACGAGGCCGACCAGGACAACAACCGCGGCGCCCTCAAGAAGGCCGGGTTCCTCCGTCGCGACGACCGTGCGGTCGAGCGCAAGAAGGCCGGTCTCAAGAAGGCCCGTAAGGCCCCGCAGTACAGCAAGCGCTAA
- the glmS gene encoding glutamine--fructose-6-phosphate transaminase (isomerizing) — protein sequence MCGIVGYVGSQSALDVVLAGLKRLEYRGYDSAGVAVLADGGLATAKKAGKLANLEKALVEEVLPVGATGIGHTRWATHGGPTDANAHPHLDNAGRVAVVHNGIIENFAALRDELAERGHRLSSETDTETVAHLLAESFSACGDLTEAMRLVCLRLKGAFTLVAVHADRPDVVVGARRNSPLVVGVGEGESFLASDVAAFIDHTRTAIELGQDQVVELSGGGVRVIGFDGRPAEVRTYHVDWDASAAEKGGYDYFMLKEIAEQPKAVADTLLGRIDGQGNLSLDEIRIPTHVLRETDKVVVVACGTAFHAGMIAKYAIEHWTRIPCEVELASEFRYRDPILDQRTLVIAISQSGETMDTLMALRHAREQGAKVLAVCNTNGSTIPRESDAVLYTHAGPEVAVASTKAFLTQLVACYLVALYLGQTRGTKYGDEITDVVAELSGIAGEVDRVLETMEPVRELARSLAHKNTVLFLGRHVGYPVALEGALKLKELAYMHAEGFAAGELKHGPIALIEQDLPVVVVVPSPRGRSLLHDKIVSNIQEIRARGARTIVIAEEGDESVAPYADHLIRIPRTPTLLQPLVATVPLQVFACELATARGNEVDQPRNLAKSVTVE from the coding sequence ATGTGCGGAATCGTGGGATATGTGGGCTCGCAATCGGCTCTCGACGTCGTCCTTGCCGGGCTGAAGCGGCTCGAATACCGGGGCTACGACTCGGCGGGGGTCGCCGTACTCGCCGATGGCGGCCTGGCGACGGCGAAGAAGGCCGGGAAGCTCGCGAACCTGGAGAAGGCGCTGGTCGAGGAGGTGCTGCCGGTCGGTGCCACGGGGATCGGGCACACCAGATGGGCCACCCACGGCGGGCCCACCGACGCCAACGCGCACCCGCATCTCGACAACGCGGGCCGCGTCGCCGTCGTCCACAACGGCATCATCGAGAACTTCGCCGCCCTCAGGGACGAGCTGGCCGAGCGTGGCCACCGGCTCTCCTCCGAGACCGACACGGAGACCGTGGCGCACCTCCTGGCCGAGTCCTTCTCCGCCTGCGGCGACCTCACCGAGGCCATGCGGCTGGTCTGTCTGCGGCTGAAAGGGGCCTTCACCCTCGTCGCCGTCCACGCCGACCGGCCCGATGTCGTCGTCGGCGCCAGACGCAACTCTCCGCTCGTCGTCGGGGTCGGTGAGGGTGAGTCCTTCCTCGCCTCCGACGTGGCCGCCTTCATCGACCACACCCGTACCGCCATCGAGCTGGGCCAGGACCAGGTCGTCGAACTCAGCGGCGGCGGCGTGCGGGTCATCGGCTTCGACGGGCGCCCCGCCGAGGTGCGGACCTACCACGTCGACTGGGACGCGTCAGCCGCGGAGAAGGGCGGCTACGACTACTTCATGCTCAAGGAGATCGCCGAGCAGCCCAAAGCCGTGGCCGACACCCTGCTCGGACGTATCGACGGACAGGGGAACCTCTCCCTCGACGAGATCCGCATCCCCACGCACGTCCTGCGGGAGACCGACAAGGTGGTGGTCGTGGCGTGCGGCACCGCCTTCCACGCCGGGATGATCGCCAAGTACGCCATCGAGCACTGGACCCGGATCCCCTGCGAGGTGGAGCTGGCCAGCGAGTTCCGCTACCGGGACCCCATCCTCGACCAGCGGACCCTCGTCATCGCCATCTCCCAGTCCGGCGAGACCATGGACACGTTGATGGCGCTGCGGCACGCACGCGAACAGGGCGCCAAGGTGCTCGCCGTCTGCAACACCAACGGCTCCACCATCCCGCGCGAGTCGGACGCCGTGCTCTACACCCACGCGGGGCCCGAGGTCGCCGTCGCCTCCACCAAGGCGTTCCTGACCCAGCTCGTCGCCTGCTACCTGGTCGCCCTGTACCTCGGACAGACCCGCGGTACCAAGTACGGCGACGAGATCACCGATGTCGTCGCCGAGCTGTCCGGCATCGCGGGCGAGGTCGACCGGGTCCTTGAGACCATGGAGCCCGTGCGGGAACTGGCGCGCTCCCTCGCCCACAAGAACACCGTGCTCTTCCTCGGGCGGCACGTCGGCTACCCCGTCGCCCTCGAAGGGGCCCTGAAACTCAAGGAACTCGCGTACATGCACGCCGAGGGGTTCGCGGCAGGCGAGCTGAAGCACGGGCCCATCGCGCTCATCGAGCAGGACCTGCCCGTCGTCGTGGTCGTACCCTCGCCGCGCGGACGCTCCCTCCTGCACGACAAGATCGTCTCCAACATCCAGGAGATCCGGGCCAGGGGCGCCCGCACGATCGTCATCGCCGAGGAAGGGGACGAGTCCGTGGCCCCCTACGCCGACCACCTCATCCGTATCCCGCGCACCCCGACCCTTCTCCAGCCGCTCGTCGCCACCGTGCCGCTCCAGGTCTTCGCCTGCGAACTGGCCACCGCGCGCGGCAACGAGGTGGACCAGCCGAGGAACCTGGCGAAGTCGGTCACGGTCGAGTGA